The Xenopus tropicalis strain Nigerian chromosome 7, UCB_Xtro_10.0, whole genome shotgun sequence genome includes a region encoding these proteins:
- the eif3a gene encoding eukaryotic translation initiation factor 3 subunit A (The RefSeq protein has 2 substitutions compared to this genomic sequence), with product MPAYFQRPENALKRANEFLEVGKKQPALDVLYDVIKSKKHRTWQKIHEPIMLKYLELCVDLRKSHLAKEGLYQYKNICQQVNIKSLEDVVRAYLKLAEERTEAAKESSQQMVLDIEDLDNIQTPESVLLSAVSGEDTQDRTDRLLLTPWVKFLWESYRQCLDLLRNNSKVERLYHDIAQQAFKFCLLYTRKAEFRKLCDNLRMHLSQIQRHHNQSTAINLNNPESQSMHLETRLVQLDSAISMELWQEAFKAVEDIHGLFALSKKPPKPQLMANYYNKVSTVFWKSGNTLFHASTLHRLYHLSREMRKNLTQEEMQRMSTRVLLATLSIPITPERTDIARLLDMDGIILEKQRRLATLLGLQAPPTRVGLINDMVRFNMLQYVVPEVKELYNWLEMDFHPLKLCTRVTKVLDWVKEQAEKEPELQQYVPQLQSNTILRLLQQVAQLYQTIEFSRLASLVPFVDAFLLERAIVDAARHCDLQVRIDHSSRTLSFGSDLNYSTREDAPFGPFLQNMPSEQIRNQLTAMSCVLSKAVGAIKPAHVLQEKEEQHQIAITAYQKNSRKEHQRILARRQTIEERKERLENLNIQREKEEMEQKEAELQKVRKAEEERLRQEAKEREKERILQEHEQIKKKTVRERLEQIKKTELGAKAFKDIDIENLEELDPDFIMAKQVEQLEKEKKELQERLKNQEKKIDYFERAKRLEEIPLLKKAYEEQRINDMELWELQEEERISTLLLEREKAVEHKNRMSRMVEDKELFVSKLKASRQSLYEAKLKQFQERLAEEKAARLEERKRERKEERRVNYYRDKEEEEERLREEQLKQEREEQEKVENEKREAEQRDYQERLKKLEEQERKKRQRELEIEERERKREEERRGGDDTFRKDSSRWGEREESGWRRGADPDERKQVPPERDWRRGGPDSKPVINEDASNREEDENAALRKDEEQVSSRAFEEKVSLPDADEEKGGSWRDEDRGPKRGLEEDRGPRRGIDDAGPRRGFEEDRGPRRGIEDDRAPRRGFDDDRGPRRGFDDDRGPRRGFDEDRGPRRGIDDDRGPRRGFDEDRTPRRGFDDDRGPRRGFDDDRGPRRGFDEDRGPRRGFEDDRGPRRGFEDDRGPRRGFEDDRGPRRGFEDDRGPRRGFEDDRGPRRGFDEDRGPRRGFEDDRGPRRGFDEDRTPRRGFDDDRGPRRGLDEDRGSWRGGDDVPRRGADDDRGPRRGADDDRGPRRGEDRDQTPWKPMAASRPGGWREREKAREDSWGPPRDSQAPEEREWSRQGEDSEKDSERDRRPVREESAWRRGGDNSETPRKPSPGDSDRKDDSDKKRPPKTDEANPWRRGEDKDSREEERGTPRRAPAADREKSAWRTEKKEEKDTPRRIKPETDEDGWTTVRR from the exons ATGCCGGCCTACTTCCAGCGCCCAGAGAACGCCCTCAAGCGGGCTAACG AGTTCCTTGAGGTTGGTAAGAAGCAACCAGCCCTTGACGTTTTATACGACGTGATAAAGAGCAAAAAGCACCGAACATGGCAGAAAATTCACGAGCCGATTATGCTCAAGTACCTGGAGCTCTGCGTGGATCTGCGCAAGAGTCACCTGGCCAAGGAGGGCCTGTACCAGTACAAGAACATCTGCCAGCAG GTTAACATCAAGTCATTAGAAGATGTCGTTCGCGCTTACCTTAAGCTGGCCGAGGAGAGGACGGAAGCGGCGAAAGAGTCTTCTCAGCAGATGGTGTTGGACATTGAAGATCTTGATAATATTCAGACTCCTGAAAG TGTTCTGCTGAGCGCTGTTAGCGGTGAGGACACTCAGGACCGTACGGATCGGCTGCTTCTGACTCCTTGGGTGAAGTTCCTTTGGGAGTCATACAGACAGTGCTTGGACCTGCTCAGGAACAACTCCAAAGTAGAGCGTCTTTACCATGACATTGCTCAGCAAG CCTTCAAGTTCTGTCTGCTCTACACCCGAAAAGCCGAGTTCCGCAAGCTGTGCGACAATCTCCGGATGCATCTGAGCCAGATCCAGCGCCACCATAACCAGAGCACTGCCATTAACCTGAACAACCCCGAGAGCCAGTCCATGCACTTGGAAACCAGGCTGGTTCAGCTGGACAGTGCCATCAGTATGGAGCTCTGGCAG GAAGCCTTCAAAGCTGTTGAGGATATACACGGGCTTTTCGCCTTATCTAAGAAGCCTCCAAAACCCCAGCTGATGGCAAATTATTACAATAAAGTCTCCACGGTGTTCTGGAAGTCCGGAAACACACTGTTCCACGCCTCCACCCTGCACCGACTGTATCACCTCTCCCGGGAAATGAGAAAGAATCTGACCCAAGAGGAAATGCAGAG GATGTCTACGAGGGTCCTGCTGGCTACTCTTTCCATCCCCATAACCCCCGAGCGCACCGATATCGCTCGTCTCCTGGATATGGACGGTATCATTCTAGAGAAACAGCGGCGCTTGGCTACTTTGCTAGGACTGCAAGCTCCTCCCACTCGCGTCGGACTGATTAACGATATG GTGCGGTTTAATATGCTGCAGTACGTGGTTCCCGAGGTGAAGGAGTTGTACAACTGGTTGGAAATGGATTTCCACCCACTCAAACTCTGCACCCGCGTCACCAAG GTGTTGGACTGGGTAAAAGAACAAGCCGAGAAAGAGCCTGAGCTGCAGCAGTATGTCCCTCAGCTACAGAGCAACACCATTCTGCGCCTTCTGCAGCAG GTGGCACAGCTCTATCAGACCATCGAGTTCTCCCGGCTCGCCTCCCTCGTGCCCTTTGTGGATGCCTTTTTGCTGGAGCGTGCCATTGTGGATGCTGCAAGGCACTGCGATTTGCaa GTGCGTATAGATCACTCTTCTCGTACGCTAAGCTTCGGGTCGGATTTGAATTATTCCACGCGGGAGGATGCACCCTTCGGGCCGTTCCTGCAGAACATGCCTTCCGAGCAAATCCGGAACCAGCTGACTGCAATGTCTTGCGTCCTTTCCAAGGCTGTAGGCGCCATTAAACCTGCTCACGTGCTG CAAGAGAAGGAGGAACAGCACCAGATCGCTATCACGGCCTACCAGAAGAACTCCCGGAAGGAACACCAGCGCATCCTCGCCCGTCGCCAGACTATAGAAGAGCGTAAGGAACGCCTGGAGAACCTGAACATCCAGCGAGAGAAAGAAGAGATGGAGCAGAAGGAAGCAGAGCTCCAGAAAGTGCGCAAAGCAGAGGAGGAGAGGCTGCGCCAGGAGGccaaagagagagagaaggagcGCATTTTGCAGGAGCATGAGCAAATCAAAAAGAAAACCGTGCGAGAGCGGCTGGAGCAGATCAAAAAGACTGAGCTTGGTGCTAAAGCTTTTAAGGACATTGATATAGAA AATCTTGAAGAACTGGATCCAGACTTCATTATGGCTAAACAGGTGGAGCAGTTggagaaggaaaagaaagagTTACAAGAACGTCTGAAGAATCAGGAAAAGAAG ATTGACTACTTCGAAAGAGCAAAACGCTTGGAAGAGATTCCCCTGCTGAAGAAAGCTTATGAGGAGCAGAGAATCAATGACATGGAGCTGTGGGAACTGCAGGAGGAGGAAAGG ATCAGCACCTTACTGTTGGAGCGAGAGAAGGCCGTAGAACACAAGAACAGGATGTCGAGGATGGTGGAGGACAAAGACTCATTCGTTTCTAAGCTCAAAGCCTCCCGTCAGTCTTTGTATGAG GCGAAACTAAAACAGTTTCAGGAGAGGCTAGCAGAGGAAAAGGCAGCGCGTCTcgaggagagaaagagagagcgcAAAGAAGAAAGGAGagttaattattacagagacaaggaagaggaggaagagagactgagagaggagcaACTTAAACAGG AGCGTGAAGAGCAAGAGAAAGTCGAGAACGAGAAGAGAGAAGCAGAACAGCGCGACTATCAAGAGCGACTGAAGAAACTGGAAGAGCAAGAACGCAAGAAGCGCCAGCGAGAGCTCGAAATTGAAGAGCGGGAAAGGAAGCGCGAGGAGGAAAGGCGGGGCGGGGATGATACCTTCAGGAAG GATTCTTCTCGCTGGGGAGAACGAGAGGAAAGTGGATGGAGAAGAGGTGCAGACCCAGATGAACGCAAGCAGGTTCCTCCAGAAAG GGACTGGCGTAGGGGTGGGCCTGATTCGAAGCCGGTAATAAATGAAGATGCCTCAAACAGAGAGGAAGATGAGAATGCCGCTTTGAGGAAGGATGAAGAACAGGTGTCTAGTCGTGCCTTTGAAGAAAAGGTTTCACTGCCCGATGCTGATGAAGAAAAAGGAGGTTCTTGGCGAGATGAAGATCGTGGTCCAAAACGGGGTCTTGAAGAAGATCGAGGACCCAGACGTGGTATTGATGATGCAGGCCCTAGGAGAGGATTTGAGGAGGACAGAGGGCCACGCCGTGGAATAGAAGATGACAGAGCTCCAAGGAGAGGCTTTGATGATGACAGAGGCCCTAGGAGAGGCTTTGATGATGATAGAGGTCCTAGACGCGGCTTTGATGAAGACCGAGGCCCAAGGCGTGGCATCGATGACGATCGTGGTCCTAGACGAGGCTTTGATGAAGATAGAACACCACGCCGTGGCTTTGATGATGACCGTGGGCCAAGGAGAGGATTTGATGATGACAGAGGCCCTAGGCGTGGCTTTGATGAAGATCGTGGTCCAAGGAGGGGCTTTGAGGATGATCGTGGTCCAAGGAGAGGCTTTGAGGATGACCGCGGTCCAAGGCGGGGCTTTGAGGATGACCGCGGTCCAAGGCGGGGCTTTGAGGATGACCGCGGTCCAAGGCGGGGCTTTGAAGATGACCGCGGTCCTCGACGTGGTTTTGATGAGGATCGTGGTCCTCGTCGGGGCTTTGAAGATGATCGAGGTCCCCGCCGTGGCTTTGATGAGGACCGGACTCCTCGCCGTGGTTTTGATGATGATCGCGGTCCAAGACGTGGCTTGGATGAAGACCGCGGATCCTGGCGGGGTGGGGACGATGTCCCCAGGCGTGGAGCTGATGATGACAGAGGCCCTAGACGTGGAGCTGATGATGACAGAGGCCCCAGGCGCGGAGAGGACAGAGACCAGACACCCTGGAAACCTATGGCAGCAAGCCGCCCAG GGGGCTGGCGAGAGCGAGAGAAAGCCCGGGAAGACAGCTGGGGTCCTCCCCGTGATTCTCAGGCGCCTGAAGAGCGTGAATGGAGTCGGCAAGGAGAAGACAGCGAAAAGGACTCTGAGCGAGACAGGCGCCCAGTCAG GGAGGAGTCTGCGTGGCGGCGGGGAGGAGACAATAGCGAAACGCCAAGGAAACCCTCCCCGGGCGACTCAGACAGAAAAGACGACAGTGATAAGAAACGACCTCCTAAAACAGATGAAG CGAACCCATGGCGACGAGGGGAAGACAAAGACAGCCGGGAAGAAGAGCGCGGCACCCCCCGGCGAGCCCCTGCAGCTGACAGGGAAAAATCTGCTTGGCgcacagaaaagaaagaggaaaaggaCACCCCTCGCCGCATCAAACCTGAAACAGATGAGGACGGGTGGACAACAGTGCGGCGTTAG
- the LOC116412129 gene encoding uncharacterized protein LOC116412129 has protein sequence MAAYAGQVANLAAFCCLINSEMSERMRKFFKNIFGQNNQDNININDVTPDQPKEKTGRFKKLRKRISRLFGCRRPCCSDIAEEPELPYEEAKEEMKPYSPISFKKCCEKIKMRVDWDSYFAPWAEYSTEYPEAFEREEEQRELFKPLTPDYCLTQTEDEDDEREPLGCSSDIPPIGSQDSDEVGPYDSLIKWFKIEVEDALNRIFDADPPTMQMEIEDIELEPLGCSSDIPPIGSQDSDEVGPYDSLIKWFKIEVEDALNRIFAPAVRTHCWMEDEDSTSQDSGSSFASTADSSLVQEVPVPFILDDSDRESIDQEEVPVPFILDDSDRESIDQEEVPVPFILDDSDKESIDQEEVLRPIPPDPSTMQLEIEDLDLENQY, from the exons ATGGCTGCCTATGCAGGTCAAGTGGCCAACTTGGCAGCTTTTTGCTGCTTG ATTAACTCAGAAATGAGTGAAAGAATgagaaaattctttaaaaatatctTTGGACAAAATAACCAG GATAACATCAATATCAACGATGTTACACCTGATCAGCCTAAAG AAAAAACTGGAAGATTCAAAAAACTCCGAAAAAGAATATCAAGACTTTTTGGATGTCGGAGG CCCTGCTGTAGCGATATTGCAGAGGAACCTGAACTTCCCTATGAAGAGGCAAAAGAAGAAATGAAGCCGTACTCTCCAA TTTCTTTTAAGAAATGCTGTGAGAAGATCAAGATGCGTGTG GATTGGGACAGCTACTTTGCACCTTGGGCTGAATATTCTACGGAATATCCTGAAGCCTTTGAGCGTGAAGAGGAGCAGCGAGAGCTATTTAAGCCGCTCACTCCAG ATTACTGTTTGACACAAACCGAAGATGAAGATGATGAACGGGAGCCACTG GGCTGTAGCAGCGACATCCCACCTATTGGCTCCCAGGACAGCGATGAAGTCGGACCCTATGACAGTCTGATTAAGTGGTTTAAAATAGAGGTGGAGGATGCGCTAAATAGAATATTTGATGCAG ATCCTCCTACGATGCAAATGGAAATTGAAGATATTGAATTGGAGCCACTG GGCTGTAGCAGCGACATCCCACCTATTGGCTCCCAGGACAGCGATGAAGTTGGACCCTATGACAGTCTGATAAAGTGGTTTAAAATAGAGGTGGAGGATGCTTTAAATAGAATATTTGCTCCAG CTGTCAGAACACATTGCTGGATGGAAGATGAAGATTCTACCTCACAG GATTCTGGTAGCAGCTTTGCTTCTACCGCTGATAGTTCCTTGGTACAGGAGGTACCTGTACCCTTTATATTGGATGACAGTGATAGAGAATCGATTGACCAAGAGGAGGTACCTGTACCCTTTATATTGGATGACAGTGATAGAGAATCGATCGACCAAGAGGAGGTACCTGTACCCTTTATATTGGATGACAGTGATAAAGAATCGATCGACCAAGAGGAGGTACTTAGGCCGATCCCTCCAG atccttctaCGATGCAACTGGAAATTGAAGATCTTGATCTGGAGAACCA atattaG